CCGTAGTTTTCCCAGGAAGCTTTAGAATCGTTAATTGGGTCTGGAAGAACAACATCAATTTCTGCTCCAGCACCTTCCTCATCATCTTCGTCTTCTTTGACTCCTGGTAATCCACAGGTATCAGGCATGTTATGCAAAGAATATACAGTTGGATAGatggatttgattaattgagGAATTGGAGATGATCCCAAATTGTTTAAAGCTGCTGCTCTGTGGTCTGAAGGCACTCTCTCGCCTCTGAAAGCCAAATGCTTGGTCAAACAGAACAAAAGTAATGGCAACATTCTCAAATTAGTCGAAATTTGCAATGGTGAAGCACCAGAAACGTTTCCGGCAACTAATTCTTTTCTGTAAACGTTCAATATGTCTACGACTCTGGCAATTAAGTATTCTCTAGCTTCTGGCAATGAACTGGACAATGCTTTTTCGATAGCCTTGTGAGTGAAATAATTTGCGATTGCCAACTGATCGGCAGAGGCATAAATATCTACCAACTTGGATGATGTTGGCAAAGCCAAGTTCATAACCCTAATTCTTCTCTCTCCAAAACATGTGGAGTGCAAAACGGCGGCTTGGAAGTAAACCACAGGTTTGTTAATTGTTTCTTCAATCGACATTTCAATAAGGTAAGATTGATCTCTTGGGAAAGTTGGGAATGAACACAAATCAGAAGAACGGTTAAAAAAGTTTCCATAAAATGAAGACATTCTGAATCCAGTGGAACCTCTGACTCTTAACACAGCTTCAAGGGCAATATCTTGTGACAAATGATCGCTAACTTCTTTAGATAACTTGGCAACGTCCTCGTATTTGTTGCTAGTCCATGCTGGGTAGAAATGGGTTTGCCCTGCAGTATATCTTGCCAAGTTTGACAAAGTGGCAACATCCTGGTATGCCGAAGAGgtcaaaaacaaatcaactGTAACCTGTGAAGAATTGCATGTGACGGCAAAAGACTTGTAAAAACTATCAGCTGGAGCTAATAAAGCCTTGGCTTCTTTAGCTTTACCTGCAACGCTAGCTTCGTCTCTTACACTCAACTTACCTTCACCAATATTTGGTAAAGTGGCAGCAAAACATACTAATTTACCCCCAATGTTGCTTATCATTTTATGACCTGCTTTCAAAGCTGGTCCCAAAGCAAAACCTTGGTTAGcattgttttcaaaataagAAGGAAAGTctaacaataatttttcaatcgCTTCTCTATTCTCATCCAAATTGACCAACAACCCACCTGGAGATGGCAAGAATGGCTCATCTATATCAGCAACAACCAAAATCTCGGTACCTTCTAATCCTTCGTTGAAACGGATATAATGTAAGTTGGAGTCAACACCGATGAATGAAACTCTAGCTGTTTTATTTTCGTTAGGAATTCTATCTAAACTTTCCAAGATAGTTCTGGTTATGGTACCGGTTAAACCACTTTGAATAGCGTGTACAGAaacatcaataataaatgtgTAAACAATTGGTTGTGGGGCTCTTGCCATGTACTCTTTTGGAGCAATAAATTCGACAACTGAATGGTTCAATTCAACTCTGTCAAACTTGTTTTTGACTTGGCCACTGATTTCGTCATAGTCAAAAGCGCTTGGAATGTCGTTCAACAAATTACAAAAGTTACATCTCCAACGTCTGCCATTCTCAGCCAAAGTAACAAATGGGTTGATGTAACCACGACAACGACGACATCTGCTAATGACAGTATCACAGGTGACTGGTACATTTTcgttttcaattttcaaagcGTTGTAAGgattaacaacaatagcCAATGGTAactttgatttcttcaagAGCGATGAATTGGTTGGTACCACATTCAAAGTTGATCTGAAATACTCAGGAGTTGCATTAGCAGTCTTAGATGCTGGAATCAAAGTTGCATTATCTGGTAAtgttattggtggtggttggaAGGACAATTCGGCAATTGGTGGTGGAAGGTCCCTTGATAAGTCAGTGGTATACAAAGCATTCAATTGAGCACCTAAACCGATGTTGTTTTGTTGACCATATCCGCCATATCCAGCTCCGCCAGCAGGCACTGCTGATGGTGGAACACCGCCCATGCCTTGTCCGTACACACCAGTATTTGCTTGAGGTTGGGGTTGATATGGATCATAACTGAGTTGGGGTGATTGTTGAGGCTGCCCAGGTTGTTGATATGAGTATTGTGGAGCTGGTGGAACTCCTGTTGGTCCCACTCCACCAACATTCATTTGCTGAAATTGGCCTTGCATTTGGTCAACTCCATATTGTTGCACTGGTTGTTGTAcgggttgttgttgttggaacTGATTAGGAGCTGGTGGTGTAGCCATTTCAGCTGGTCCTGTTGCATACTGAGGTTGTGGATATGCTCTTCTTCTACCAGACAtgtttgaacaattgatctaaataaaaagaaagtcaCAAGTATGTAATgtgaaaccaaaaaaaaaacaacgACTGAAAATATACGGtgattccttttttttttcaagcGCTTTTCAATAtggttgtttttgtttgttcaCTTTTAACTTGTGGTACGtggtcaaaaaaaaaagtcaaCATACAACAAATACACGACCATTTTATATGGTAGCGTTATTTTGCACGTGAGTGTGAGTGATAATTGATatcttgataaaaaaaattgatctccattataatatttcaaattcatttatcACACTTTTAGATGGTAGTTTTTTCCctttaattcttttctttgtattattatttggagAGACTTTTTAGAAAGCTAATATGTCCAATGCAGAAACTGTTTTAGATACGGAAATTACCAAATCAGTTGACAATTCTTTGACAAGAAAACTCAAAGATATTGCAGCTGGTTTTGTGGGAGGAGCAACACAAGTGTTAATTGGTCAACCAGCCGATCTTGTTAAAATAAGATTGCAGACAACATCAGctacttcttcttttcaGGTCATCAAAAATGTTATCAAGAATGAAGGAATTTTGGCTTTCTACAAAGGGACCTTGCCTCCATTATTTGGGGTTGGTGTCTGTGTGTCCCTTCAATTCTACGGATTCCATGAGACAAAACGACAAATTTTACAATACACAGGTCAGCCAAGCTTGAATTTGTGGCCACAAACTTATATTGCCGGGGCAATGGCTGGTGTGGTGAATACCCCTGTCACAGCTCCAGTGGAGCAATTGCGTATATTGAGTCAATCGTCAGGGAAACCAGTCTCCTTACGTGAAACTGTTAGCAAGATATATAGAGAACAGGGTATTGTCAATGGTATTTATAGAGGATTTGGGATAACATTGATTCGTGAAATACAAGCCTATGGTGTTTGGTTTTTGACATATGAAACtttgattcaaaaaataatagacTTGCAACATTATAAAAGCCGTGATCAAATAAGTACACCAGAATTATTAGCTAGTGGAGCTATTGCAGGAAACGCATTGTGGCTTCTGTCGTACCCACTAGATGTTATAAAGTCTAATGTGCAGAGTGACGGGTTTGGGAAAGATAGCAAATTTGGTGGCAGCTCTTTAAAGGCTTTGAGATATATTTATTCACATCACGGATTAACTGGTTTCTGGAAAGGTATTGTACCATGTCTTTTAAGAGCTGTACCTTGTAGTGCAGGTACATTTGCTAGTGTTGAATTAGCGTTGCGGTTGATGGGATGATAGTTTTCAATAGTTAATTCATTATAACATATGCATTTTTATActtgtattattttctccaattcatatttattaatttatttaaactTTTTCTAGGAACGTTGGTAAAGTTAATCTTTTATTCTCTTGCTAAAATAGAATTGTAAAAGTTTTGTACAAACAttttaccaaaaaaaagtgaaaacaAATTCTACTAAACTACAAAATATATATCGACTATCAAAGCACAACACGGTTTATAAcatttttatcttttgttttactaatttttcaaatattaacTAGTGTTATTAAGTATTTGTCATTAAACCATACACCTCCTGATAGTATTATCCTTTGTGTCTGTGTGTGTGCTATTTTTTcgccatttttttttccttcatCTTATGAGACCATTCCGATTTCTCTTCCTGCAAAATctcaaaaatcaaaattgacAAGTTCAATGTTAAATGTTAGACCACCTAAGCTGGATATGACATCGTCTTCATTAAAGTCTGCCACAAGGTTTTTTTGGACAAGCACTATACGATCGAAAAATCGGAAACAAGAGAATATTTCACTAGCAGCAGCTCTCAACTTATTAGTCAAACCAACAGAACCCACCAAAACATACAAACCATCATTATACGATTCCTTGACTAAAGGATCTGTCGAGGAGCAATTCAATAAAGTGCCTATACATGTACCAATAGCGAACGATCATGTTTCTGACAAGTTCATAAGTAACATTTTGCACGGTATCAAATCGTCCAATGTAAGCACAAATCATCGAGGAGTTAATTATTCTCAACTTTATGAGATGAACCGTGTTGATTTGAGTGCCTTTATAGCAAATGTTGATAGCCAGGAGATTTTATTCGACATCATGGaaacttttcaaaatcataaCAAGTTAACACCTCGTGTTTTGACAGATATAATATTAAACCGGAGATTTCATGATTTGGACAAATCACCTATCGATTTGATAGATTTGAAACAATCAACCAATTTCCAGGATTTGGATGTCTACAAAATTCAGATTGTGTTGCTCAAGAAATATCACGATTTGAAACAGCCGCTAAATATCGTTAAGAATTTGAAGCATAATTTTGACTCCATATATCTCCCTCTAATAGAGACACGAAAATTAACACCTTTTTATGAAAAAATCATATGGCATTTCacttttgattatttaaacCAATTCAAGGAACCACATTACATTGAGACATTGAACAATCTTAGAACAAGCTTTCTAATATGGGAAACAACgaataaaagaaagagtACCCAGATAAGTCaagaaatattaaattttcatACCGACTTGAACGATTTACAAAAGTCATTTTTGGAAACAGCAAGTAGTGTAGAAGATCCAACTCATATTTCATCTCTACGGAAATTATCGATGAAGTACAGGATATATGAATTGCACCCAGAGGATGCAAAGCTGGAAagttttaaaaaagaatttggCGATTTAGTTTTAACGCTAAATAAGATATAGGTAAAATATATCGAGGAGCCAACTCGAGCTCGCTTATTACAACTCTTTTTGTTGTATTTATTCtctattttttcttgtggGCAATTGTTTTGGGGGAAATCGGAGTTTCCGTTAACGGAATAATCCAATTTCTAGccccatttttttttttttcattcaaagaTTTAGTATAAATAGAACCAGTAAACCCCTTTCTCCAAAGCTATTTTAGTGAACCACTTTTCAAAAATCTACTTGCCCTGCTTGAAATTAAGATTTTGCGAAATGAAGGTGATATCTGATCAGGCAGTGACTGAGTTTTTGAACAAAACTCTTTCCAAAGAATCAATTCTCGATGCATTTCAACCAACATTACTCAAGAGTTTGACAACTTATTCCCAAGATTCTGACCATATAGTACCTCCCAGAACTGTTCAACCATCCAATAATCCCAATTCAGATACCACACACATATATATGCCATGCATATCTCCAGATGAAGTAGGACTTAAGGTAATCAGTGGTGGTCCTGGAAATAATTCCAAGGGGTTGGGATTCCAAGGATGTGTATTGATAATGGATGAAATCACCGGACAATTGAAGGCTGTACTTAATGCCAATAACTTGACAGCTTTTAGAACGGCATTGGCAAGTAGTTTAGGTTTGACAAAGTTAATTGCCCCTAGCAATGCAAACATTTTACCAGAATTGAGTGCTTTCGGTGTCGGTTTGCAAGCTTACTGGCACATCAAACTAGCCTTGTTATTGTATGAAGGTAAAATTAAAGAAGTCAATATTTTAAATCGtacattgaaaaatgcTGA
This genomic stretch from Candida albicans SC5314 chromosome 1, complete sequence harbors:
- a CDS encoding uncharacterized protein (Ornithine cyclodeaminase family protein; Sef1, Sfu1, and Hap43-regulated; ortholog of S. cerevisiae YGL159W and S. pombe SPAP11E10.01; rat catheter biofilm induced), which codes for MKVISDQAVTEFLNKTLSKESILDAFQPTLLKSLTTYSQDSDHIVPPRTVQPSNNPNSDTTHIYMPCISPDEVGLKVISGGPGNNSKGLGFQGCVLIMDEITGQLKAVLNANNLTAFRTALASSLGLTKLIAPSNANILPELSAFGVGLQAYWHIKLALLLYEGKIKEVNILNRTLKNAEKLADRLSKEFKNVKFNSFSYQDESSGFIPHVQNSSIIFGCTPATSPIIKKEYLNTNPEVPKFISLIGSYKPHMIELDLDLCKELKQKGISIIVDSKEHTLHEAGELIQAEFDETQLIEIHELCADFDATVTDKSTGITVQKIVGLSIMDLSIGKMISNEIGNNAVVVDDF
- a CDS encoding uncharacterized protein (Protein of unknown function; Hap43-repressed) produces the protein MLNVRPPKSDMTSSSLKSATRFFWTSTIRSKNRKQENISLAAALNLLVKPTEPTKTYKPSLYDSLTKGSVEEQFNKVPIHVPIANDHVSDKFISNILHGIKSSNVSTNHRGVNYSQLYEMNRVDLSAFIANVDSQEILFDIMETFQNHNKLTPRVLTDIILNRRFHDLDKSPIDLIDLKQSTNFQDLDVYKIQIVLLKKYHDLKQPLNIVKNLKHNFDSIYLPLIETRKLTPFYEKIIWHFTFDYLNQFKEPHYIETLNNLRTSFLIWETTNKRKSTQISQEILNFHTDLNDLQKSFLETASSVEDPTHISSLRKLSMKYRIYELHPEDAKSESFKKEFGDLVLTLNKI
- the SEC24 gene encoding COPII subunit (Protein with a possible role in ER to Golgi transport; induced upon yeast-hyphal switch; sumoylation target; Spider biofilm repressed) gives rise to the protein MSGRRRAYPQPQYATGPAEMATPPAPNQFQQQQPVQQPVQQYGVDQMQGQFQQMNVGGVGPTGVPPAPQYSYQQPGQPQQSPQLSYDPYQPQPQANTGVYGQGMGGVPPSAVPAGGAGYGGYGQQNNIGLGAQLNALYTTDLSRDLPPPIAELSFQPPPITLPDNATLIPASKTANATPEYFRSTLNVVPTNSSLLKKSKLPLAIVVNPYNALKIENENVPVTCDTVISRCRRCRGYINPFVTLAENGRRWRCNFCNLLNDIPSAFDYDEISGQVKNKFDRVELNHSVVEFIAPKEYMARAPQPIVYTFIIDVSVHAIQSGLTGTITRTILESLDRIPNENKTARVSFIGVDSNLHYIRFNEGLEGTEILVVADIDEPFLPSPGGLLVNLDENREAIEKLLLDFPSYFENNANQGFALGPALKAGHKMISNIGGKLVCFAATLPNIGEGKLSVRDEASVAGKAKEAKALLAPADSFYKSFAVTCNSSQVTVDLFLTSSAYQDVATLSNLARYTAGQTHFYPAWTSNKYEDVAKLSKEVSDHLSQDIALEAVLRVRGSTGFRMSSFYGNFFNRSSDLCSFPTFPRDQSYLIEMSIEETINKPVVYFQAAVLHSTCFGERRIRVMNLALPTSSKLVDIYASADQLAIANYFTHKAIEKALSSSLPEAREYLIARVVDILNVYRKELVAGNVSGASPLQISTNLRMLPLLLFCLTKHLAFRGERVPSDHRAAALNNLGSSPIPQLIKSIYPTVYSLHNMPDTCGLPGVKEDEDDEEGAGAEIDVVLPDPINDSKASWENYGLYLIDNGSELFLWVSGNVVPGLVQDLFGTENLYEIPTGKTELPEFSLEESEFNYRVRQIIGKIREQNDSIIWKNLYVVVGASSNEPIEISQQRDLMALRMWASSCLVEDKTGSEPSYRDFLTSLKSKVSQ
- the YMC2 gene encoding Ymc2p (Putative mitochondrial carrier protein; Gcn4-regulated; F-12/ CO2 early biofilm induced; Spider biofilm induced) — protein: MSNAETVLDTEITKSVDNSLTRKLKDIAAGFVGGATQVLIGQPADLVKIRLQTTSATSSFQVIKNVIKNEGILAFYKGTLPPLFGVGVCVSLQFYGFHETKRQILQYTGQPSLNLWPQTYIAGAMAGVVNTPVTAPVEQLRILSQSSGKPVSLRETVSKIYREQGIVNGIYRGFGITLIREIQAYGVWFLTYETLIQKIIDLQHYKSRDQISTPELLASGAIAGNALWLSSYPLDVIKSNVQSDGFGKDSKFGGSSLKALRYIYSHHGLTGFWKGIVPCLLRAVPCSAGTFASVELALRLMG